A part of Gemmatimonas groenlandica genomic DNA contains:
- a CDS encoding M16 family metallopeptidase gives MSFFRNLSVAALVAITTATTAGAQSTATKPATKPAAKAPVDSFALSSALPVDASVKIGTLPNGIRYYIRRNAKPEQRAELRLVVNAGSILEDEDQRGLAHFIEHMAFNGTKSFAKNDIVKYLESIGVRFGADLNAFTSFDETVYILPVPTDSAGILEKSFRFLGDVATGILFDSTEVVAERGVVLSEWRNGLGAGERLRDKQFPVIFRGSRYAERLPIGKPDILEKANPAPLKRFWRDWYRPDLMAVVAVGDADPKKLEALIRSTFGGIAPRKGARARTIAAVPTHDSTLISIATDKELSGSSVGVLWKSKGRTTRTVGDLRQDLLERLYNQMLNQRFSELALKPETPFVGAGAGGGSFVRSSEYYSLDARAKEGQLMESLQALLTEAERVRRHGFLAAELDRAKTNTLRGYERAYQERDKTPSGAFVDEYINNFLQGEAIPGIAFEYAAMQKLLPTVTVAEVNALGAGRVGEANRVVTVSLPEKDGLKVPSDADIRAVFGKVNAATIAPWVETVTAGALVARAPAVGRVVSEKRTEALNLTEWTLSNGIKVFVKPTDFTADQIVMTGWSPGGASLVADKDVFKTSLATTVIERGGVGDYSIIDLNKKLTGKVASASAVISDLSEGVSGRASPKDLETMMQLTWLRLTSPRADTSAFKALLQQFDQVLKNKDANPAAVFSDTVQMTLAGGHPRVRPLSAEMLKELNLDEMMAIYRDRFADLGDFTFLFVGNVDLAVLKPLVEQWLAPLPAAGRKETFKDVGPKLFSGQIDKTVRKGIAPQSQTAILMAGAAPWSREDSYLLSSVGEVLEMRLLDRLRESLGGTYSVSVSAQFSRNPRQEWQLVIGYGSAPDKAESMFAAVKQELDSLRRVPPSAAEVERVREQQRRELELARKQNGYWLSTIRARLENGDDLGTIGNEDPMIASLTAEKLAAAAKKYLTEANRARFVLLPESK, from the coding sequence TTGAGTTTCTTCCGCAATCTCTCGGTCGCCGCGCTCGTCGCCATCACGACCGCCACGACCGCCGGTGCCCAGAGCACCGCGACCAAACCGGCGACCAAGCCGGCAGCAAAAGCTCCGGTCGACTCGTTTGCCTTGTCGTCGGCGTTGCCGGTCGATGCGTCCGTCAAAATCGGCACGCTGCCCAATGGCATCCGCTATTACATCCGACGCAACGCCAAGCCGGAACAGCGCGCGGAATTGCGTCTGGTGGTGAATGCCGGATCCATTCTGGAAGACGAAGACCAGCGGGGCCTGGCGCACTTCATCGAGCACATGGCCTTCAACGGCACGAAGTCTTTCGCGAAGAACGACATCGTGAAATACCTCGAGTCGATCGGCGTGCGCTTCGGCGCCGACCTGAATGCCTTCACGAGCTTCGACGAAACGGTGTACATCCTGCCCGTACCCACGGACAGCGCCGGCATTCTCGAAAAGAGCTTCCGCTTCCTGGGTGACGTCGCGACCGGCATTCTGTTCGACTCTACGGAAGTCGTGGCCGAACGCGGCGTCGTGTTGTCGGAGTGGCGCAATGGCCTCGGTGCCGGTGAGCGGCTGCGCGACAAGCAGTTTCCGGTGATCTTCCGCGGCTCGCGCTACGCCGAACGACTGCCCATCGGCAAGCCCGACATTCTCGAGAAGGCGAACCCGGCACCGCTCAAGCGCTTCTGGCGCGACTGGTACCGTCCCGACCTCATGGCGGTCGTGGCGGTCGGTGATGCCGACCCGAAGAAACTCGAAGCATTGATTCGCTCCACGTTCGGCGGCATTGCCCCGCGGAAGGGGGCCCGCGCGCGCACGATCGCGGCCGTGCCTACGCACGACTCAACGCTGATCTCGATTGCCACCGACAAGGAACTCAGCGGCTCGTCGGTCGGCGTGCTGTGGAAGAGCAAGGGGCGCACGACCCGCACCGTGGGCGACCTTCGACAGGATCTCCTGGAGCGTCTGTACAATCAGATGTTGAATCAGCGGTTCAGTGAGCTCGCACTCAAGCCCGAGACGCCATTCGTTGGCGCGGGCGCTGGCGGCGGCAGCTTCGTGCGCAGCAGCGAGTACTACTCGCTCGACGCACGGGCGAAGGAAGGGCAGCTCATGGAGTCGTTGCAGGCGCTGCTGACCGAAGCGGAGCGCGTGCGTCGTCATGGATTCCTGGCCGCCGAGCTCGATCGCGCCAAGACGAATACGCTGCGTGGCTACGAGCGCGCCTATCAGGAACGCGACAAGACACCATCGGGCGCATTCGTCGACGAGTATATCAACAATTTCCTGCAGGGCGAAGCGATTCCCGGCATCGCCTTCGAGTACGCCGCGATGCAGAAACTGCTGCCCACGGTCACCGTCGCGGAAGTGAACGCGCTTGGTGCCGGACGGGTTGGTGAAGCGAATCGCGTGGTCACCGTGAGCCTGCCCGAGAAAGACGGTCTCAAGGTGCCCTCCGACGCCGACATCCGCGCGGTGTTCGGCAAGGTGAATGCGGCCACGATTGCGCCGTGGGTGGAAACGGTCACGGCCGGCGCGCTGGTGGCCAGGGCGCCCGCCGTTGGACGGGTGGTGAGCGAGAAGAGAACCGAAGCGCTCAATCTCACGGAATGGACGTTGTCGAACGGCATCAAGGTGTTCGTGAAGCCCACCGACTTCACGGCCGATCAGATCGTGATGACGGGGTGGAGCCCGGGTGGTGCCAGTCTCGTGGCCGACAAGGACGTGTTCAAGACGTCGTTGGCGACTACGGTGATCGAGCGCGGTGGCGTCGGCGACTACTCGATCATCGATTTGAACAAGAAGCTCACCGGCAAGGTCGCGTCGGCATCGGCCGTGATTTCGGATCTCAGCGAAGGGGTGAGCGGGCGCGCCTCACCGAAGGATCTCGAAACGATGATGCAGCTCACCTGGCTGCGACTCACCTCGCCGCGCGCGGATACGTCGGCGTTCAAGGCGCTGCTGCAGCAGTTCGATCAGGTGCTCAAGAACAAGGATGCGAATCCGGCCGCGGTGTTCAGCGACACGGTGCAGATGACGCTGGCCGGCGGACATCCCCGTGTACGCCCGCTCTCGGCTGAGATGCTCAAGGAGCTCAACCTCGACGAGATGATGGCGATTTACCGCGATCGCTTTGCCGATCTGGGGGACTTCACGTTCCTCTTCGTCGGCAACGTGGATCTGGCGGTGTTGAAGCCCTTGGTCGAACAGTGGCTCGCGCCGCTGCCGGCCGCGGGTCGCAAGGAGACGTTCAAGGATGTCGGCCCCAAGCTGTTCAGCGGACAGATCGACAAGACGGTGCGCAAAGGCATCGCGCCACAGAGCCAGACGGCCATCCTGATGGCCGGCGCGGCCCCGTGGAGCCGCGAAGACTCGTATCTGCTGTCGTCGGTCGGCGAAGTGCTCGAGATGCGCCTGTTGGACCGTTTGCGCGAATCACTGGGCGGCACCTATTCGGTGTCGGTCAGTGCGCAGTTCTCGCGCAACCCGCGACAGGAATGGCAGCTCGTGATCGGGTACGGTTCGGCACCGGACAAAGCGGAATCGATGTTCGCCGCCGTGAAGCAGGAGCTCGATTCGCTGCGTCGTGTGCCGCCGAGTGCGGCGGAAGTGGAACGGGTGCGCGAGCAGCAGCGTCGTGAGCTCGAGCTGGCGCGCAAGCAGAATGGCTACTGGCTCAGCACCATCCGCGCGCGACTCGAGAACGGTGACGATCTTGGCACCATCGGCAACGAAGATCCGATGATCGCCAGCCTGACCGCCGAGAAGCTGGCCGCCGCGGCCAAGAAGTATCTCACGGAAGCGAACCGTGCGCGGTTCGTGCTGCTCCCCGAGAGCAAGTAA
- a CDS encoding ATP-dependent helicase gives MAEPPRIHVPATRVVLPPALSAEGPALNAAQAAAASHGDTPLLIVAGAGSGKTRTLIHRVAHLIGRGVPAGRILLLTFTRRASQEMLGRCERLVGSASHQVHGGTFHGVAHRLLRRFGPSAGLPADFTILDQADASDLMGISRAALGYADLKNAPRSAPRFPRAETLQSIYSRHVNTERPIVDLLGEQWPHFLAWTGDIERLFGDYVKRKAERNLLDYDDLLLSWALLLEQAPPIAEQIRALYDHVLVDEYQDTNPLQSRILRALCTNGKITVVGDDAQSIYAFRGATIRNILDFPHQFPGTHIVTLERNYRSTSPILDTTNALISRSRERYSKHLWTERTGGEPPWLVTVKDEHAQTAFVVDRLLELHEEGIPLREMAVLFRAGYLSADLEIELANRRIPYEKWGGLKFLEAAHIKDILAFLRVLENPLDEVSWYRLLRLLPGVGDATARAAIDLLAQHGWEPMALGATKAPSRARPALQALAALLDGMRRVERSNTPHSPAETIRLCRHLYDPILQGTYDDAPPRMADLDQLEVIAAGYPDRSTFLSALALEPPSNTQDLAVGSTDEDDALILSTAHSAKGKEWDAVFVIHASDGVFPMARSANDDAQIDEERRLLYVAMTRARDQLFVTYPLHSYATRTGADFAYSQLSRFLDPGVRSSMQRVTVGEEMPPALPALRGDAPPLDLRALLRGRFPSE, from the coding sequence ATGGCCGAGCCCCCCCGGATCCACGTCCCCGCTACCCGGGTGGTCCTCCCGCCCGCGCTCTCAGCGGAAGGTCCCGCCCTCAATGCGGCCCAGGCCGCCGCCGCCAGCCACGGCGACACCCCCCTCCTCATCGTCGCCGGGGCCGGCTCCGGGAAAACCCGCACCCTGATTCACCGGGTCGCCCACCTTATAGGTCGAGGGGTACCCGCCGGCCGCATTCTGCTGCTCACCTTCACCCGGCGCGCCTCGCAGGAAATGCTGGGGCGCTGTGAGCGATTGGTCGGCTCGGCGTCGCACCAGGTGCACGGCGGCACCTTTCACGGCGTCGCCCATCGCCTCCTGCGCCGCTTCGGGCCATCCGCCGGCCTCCCGGCCGACTTCACGATCCTCGATCAGGCCGACGCCTCGGATCTGATGGGAATCTCGCGGGCCGCCCTTGGCTACGCCGATCTCAAGAACGCGCCGCGCTCCGCGCCGCGCTTCCCGCGCGCCGAAACGCTGCAGTCGATCTACTCGCGACACGTCAATACCGAGCGCCCCATCGTCGATCTGCTCGGCGAACAGTGGCCGCACTTCCTCGCCTGGACCGGCGATATCGAGCGGCTGTTCGGCGACTACGTGAAGCGCAAAGCCGAGCGCAATCTGCTCGACTACGACGACCTCCTGCTCTCCTGGGCGCTGCTACTCGAGCAGGCACCGCCCATCGCCGAGCAGATTCGCGCGCTCTACGATCACGTGCTGGTCGATGAGTATCAGGACACGAATCCGCTGCAGTCGCGCATCCTCCGCGCGCTCTGCACCAACGGCAAGATCACTGTCGTCGGTGACGACGCGCAGAGTATCTATGCGTTCCGCGGCGCCACGATCCGCAACATCCTCGACTTTCCGCACCAGTTCCCAGGCACGCACATCGTCACGCTCGAGCGCAACTATCGCTCGACGAGTCCGATTCTCGATACCACGAACGCCCTCATCTCACGCAGCCGTGAGCGCTACTCGAAGCATCTCTGGACCGAGCGCACCGGCGGCGAGCCGCCCTGGCTGGTCACGGTGAAGGATGAACACGCGCAAACCGCGTTCGTGGTCGACCGGCTGCTCGAGCTGCACGAAGAAGGAATCCCCCTGCGCGAAATGGCGGTCCTCTTTCGCGCGGGCTATCTGTCGGCGGATCTCGAAATCGAGCTCGCCAACCGGCGAATACCGTACGAGAAGTGGGGCGGCCTCAAGTTCCTCGAAGCCGCGCACATCAAGGACATCCTTGCGTTCCTGCGCGTGCTGGAGAATCCGCTCGACGAAGTGAGTTGGTATCGTCTGCTCCGCCTGCTTCCCGGCGTGGGCGATGCCACGGCGCGCGCGGCGATCGACCTGCTGGCGCAGCACGGCTGGGAACCCATGGCGCTCGGTGCGACCAAGGCCCCGTCGCGCGCGCGGCCGGCGCTGCAGGCATTGGCCGCGCTCCTCGATGGTATGCGTCGCGTGGAACGCAGCAACACTCCGCATTCCCCGGCCGAAACCATCCGGCTGTGCCGTCATCTGTACGATCCGATCCTGCAGGGCACCTACGACGATGCCCCGCCGCGCATGGCCGATCTCGACCAGCTCGAAGTCATCGCGGCCGGCTACCCCGATCGCAGCACGTTCCTCTCGGCCTTGGCGCTCGAGCCACCGTCGAACACCCAGGATCTTGCCGTAGGCAGCACCGATGAAGACGACGCCCTGATTCTGTCCACGGCGCACTCGGCCAAGGGCAAGGAGTGGGATGCCGTGTTCGTGATTCACGCGTCCGACGGCGTGTTCCCGATGGCGCGGTCGGCCAATGACGATGCGCAGATCGACGAAGAGCGTCGCCTGCTGTACGTGGCGATGACGCGCGCGCGGGATCAACTCTTCGTGACGTACCCGTTGCACAGTTATGCCACGCGCACCGGCGCCGATTTCGCCTACAGTCAGCTGTCCCGTTTTCTCGACCCCGGGGTACGCTCCTCGATGCAACGGGTGACCGTTGGAGAGGAGATGCCCCCCGCCCTACCCGCCCTGCGCGGCGACGCGCCACCGCTCGATTTGCGCGCCCTGCTGCGTGGTCGCTTCCCCAGCGAGTAA
- a CDS encoding aminopeptidase produces the protein MPQRRKPHGRISWRSLRRISGATAVLLAVVLGITPTGCYISRAAYEEARILSRRQPIARLVADSATDPVLRAKLSLVEEARRFAIDSLDLKAGKSFTAYSRLDRDTLVLVVSAAYRDRLERKTWWFPVVGRFPYKGFFDFPGALRTAESLRAEGFDVTVGPSSAFSTLGWFNDPLVSTTVKADSVTLVNTIIHELLHNTFFAKGAVSFNESFATFVGGRGVEHFFRARGDSASLRRAEDEWHDDLLLGAFWERTSNEIEQVFASLPDSASTQRIAARDLVYARARTRLVDSIGPQLRTYPDGWSQKVKLNNAVLLSRRVYAERLDRFDSVYVAEGRDLKRAIQRIIATHKDSVSRNDR, from the coding sequence ATGCCGCAGCGACGGAAGCCGCACGGCCGGATCTCGTGGCGATCACTGCGCCGCATCTCCGGTGCGACCGCCGTGCTGCTGGCCGTCGTTCTCGGTATTACCCCCACCGGGTGCTACATCTCCCGCGCGGCCTATGAGGAAGCGCGGATCTTGTCGAGGCGCCAGCCCATCGCGCGCCTGGTGGCCGATTCCGCCACCGATCCCGTGCTGCGCGCGAAGCTCAGTCTGGTGGAGGAGGCGCGTCGCTTCGCCATCGACTCGCTCGATTTAAAGGCCGGCAAGAGCTTCACCGCCTATTCGCGGCTTGACCGCGACACGCTGGTGCTGGTCGTTTCCGCGGCCTACCGCGACCGGCTCGAGCGAAAGACCTGGTGGTTCCCAGTCGTCGGACGCTTTCCGTACAAGGGCTTCTTCGATTTTCCGGGCGCGCTTCGCACCGCCGAATCGCTGCGCGCCGAGGGCTTCGACGTGACGGTCGGACCGTCATCGGCCTTCAGCACCCTTGGCTGGTTCAATGATCCGCTCGTGAGCACCACCGTGAAAGCCGATTCGGTGACGCTCGTCAATACGATCATTCATGAATTGCTCCACAACACGTTCTTCGCCAAGGGAGCCGTGTCGTTCAACGAGTCCTTTGCCACGTTTGTGGGCGGCCGCGGCGTCGAGCACTTTTTCCGGGCGCGCGGCGATTCGGCGTCACTGCGTCGCGCGGAAGACGAGTGGCACGACGATCTGTTGCTGGGCGCGTTTTGGGAGCGTACCTCGAACGAGATCGAGCAGGTCTTCGCCTCGCTGCCCGATTCAGCGAGCACGCAGCGGATCGCCGCCCGCGACCTCGTGTACGCGCGCGCGCGCACCCGTCTCGTGGACAGCATCGGGCCGCAGCTTCGCACCTATCCCGACGGTTGGTCGCAGAAGGTGAAGCTCAACAACGCGGTGCTCCTCTCGCGCCGCGTGTACGCCGAGCGCCTCGATCGGTTCGACTCGGTGTATGTCGCCGAGGGGCGAGACTTGAAGCGGGCGATTCAGCGCATCATTGCGACCCACAAGGATTCCGTGAGTCGCAACGATCGCTGA